One region of Oryza glaberrima chromosome 7, OglaRS2, whole genome shotgun sequence genomic DNA includes:
- the LOC127780383 gene encoding L-type lectin-domain containing receptor kinase SIT2-like isoform X2, translating into MTSTKLILFFLLLFLITLNLSASSTGGDHERFMYAGFTGANLTMDGSAKIIPTGLLALTKDIYQTKSHAIHPDPIRISQSNGTYMGLLNIANNGNLSNHLFAIEFDTVRNLELSDINDNHVGIDINSLNSEQSYYAGFYDDKSGTFTNLSLTNGGPIQVWVEYDRNTTQTNVTIAPLGIAKPMRSLVSVTHDLSTVFTNQSYLGFSSATGATTSHHYILGWSFGMNSPAPFIDSTKLPKLPGPLDSGPRTRSILLILPPIGSILLVSIAVMVVVLLARRHLRCKEVREDWEVEYGPRRFAYQDLYRATRGFKNKNLVGIGGFGKVYKGVLPISKLQVAVKRVSYDSKQGIKEFIAEVVSIGNLQHRNIVQLFGYCRCKGELLLVYDYMENGSLDKHLYNFEGQPTLDWAQRFKIIKDIASGLLYLHEDWDKVVIHRDVKASNVLIDKEMNARLGDFGLSRLCDHGSNLHTTNVVGTIGYLAPELIHTGKATTLSDVFGFGIFLLEVACGQKPIKINSEGSHLVLADWVVENWHKGSFLDTMDTRLQGNYNIDEACIVLKLGLLCSHPFPNARPNMRQVLQYLDGNVKLPELHRAHFSYEIN; encoded by the exons ATGACTAGCACAAAGCTCATCTTGTTCTTCCTACTTCTGTTCCTAATAACCCTTAATCTTTCAGCTTCCAGCACCGGTGGCGACCATGAAAGATTCATGTACGCCGGCTTCACTGGTGCCAATCTCACCATGGACGGCTCAGCAAAAATCATACCAACCGGCCTCCTCGCACTGACGAAAGACATCTACCAAACGAAGAGCCACGCGATTCACCCGGATCCAATCCGCATCTCCCAGTCCAATGGAACG TACATGGGCCTTCTAAATATCGCAAACAATGGAAATTTGAGCAATCATCTCTTTGCCATCGAATTCGATACCGTCCGAAATTTAGAGTTGAGTGACATCAACGACAACCATGTTGGCATTGACATAAATAGTCTCAACTCTGAGCAATCCTATTATGCTGGATTCTACGATGACAAGAGTGGAACATTCACAAACTTGAGCCTCACCAATGGTGGGCCAATTCAAGTTTGGGTAGAGTACGATAGAAACACCACACAAACTAATGTGACAATAGCTCCTCTTGGTATAGCTAAACCTATGAGGTCACTAGTCTCAGTAACCCATGACCTTTCTACAGTGTTTACAAACCAATCATATCTCGGCTTCTCATCTGCAACAGGAGCTACCACATCACATCATTATATTCTTGGTTGGAGCTTTGGCATGAACAGTCCCGCTCCATTCATTGACTCTACCAAGCTACCCAAGCTACCCGGACCACTAGACAGTGGTCCAAGAACTCGATCCATTCTCTTAATCCTTCCACCAATAGGATCAATTCTATTAGTATCAATTGCTGTCATGGTAGTTGTTCTACTTGCAAGGAGACATCTCAGGTGCAAGGAGGTACGTGAAGATTGGGAGGTTGAGTATGGTCCACGGCGGTTTGCTTACCAAGATCTATATCGTGCAACCAGAGGATTTAAGAACAAGAACTTGGTAGGAATAGGTGGGTTTGGAAAGGTGTACAAAGGGGTTCTTCCAATATCGAAGTTACAAGTTGCTGTTAAGAGGGTATCATATGACTCAAAGCAGGGCATTAAAGAATTTATAGCTGAAGTAGTCAGTATAGGGAACCTCCAACACCGCAATATTGTACAGTTATTTGGATATTGCCGATGCAAGGGTGAACTCCTTTTGGTGTATGACTATATGGAAAATGGAAGTCTTGATAAGCACTTGTACAATTTTGAGGGCCAACCAACTCTGGATTGGGCACAAAGGTTTAAAATTATCAAAGACATTGCCTCGGGCTTGCTCTACCTACATGAGGACTGGGATAAAGTTGTAATCCATCGAGACGTCAAAGCAAGCAATGTGCTTATTGATAAGGAGATGAATGCAAGACTAGGAGATTTTGGTCTCTCACGACTATGTGACCATGGCAGTAACCTACATACTACAAATGTTGTTGGCACAATAGGATACTTAGCTCCAGAGCTAATTCACACAGGCAAAGCAACTACACTTAGCGATGTCTTTGGTTTTGGCATCTTCCTTCTTGAGGTTGCTTGTGGGCAAAAGCCCATCAAGATAAACTCAGAGGGTAGTCATCTCGTCTTGGCCGATTGGGTGGTTGAGAATTGGCATAAGGGATCATTTCTTGATACGATGGATACAAGGCTCCAAGGTAACTACAATATTGATGAGGCATGCATTGTACTAAAACTAGGATTATTATGCTCACACCCATTTCCAAATGCAAGGCCAAACATGCGGCAAGTTCTGCAATACCTCGATGGCAATGTGAAGCTGCCAGAGCTACATCGAGCACACTTCAgctatgaaattaattaa
- the LOC127778420 gene encoding EPIDERMAL PATTERNING FACTOR-like protein 2, whose amino-acid sequence MVHLLPCTHAHLPLPLFFSILLLFSMEVAHSDARRLSLKLLEVGNIKEEPDETIGEKMEMEMEGRRLIGSRPPRCERVCMSCGHCEAVQVPIVPQVIQKTQTKAAAAAEQEQHVVVSATAISAAVFTYRVNGLSNYKPLSWKCKCGGIILDP is encoded by the exons ATGGTCCATCTCTTGCCATGCACCCATGCTCACTTGCCCCtgcctctcttcttctccatcctcctcctcttctccatgGAGGTGGCACATTCAGATGCAA GGAGGCTGTCACTGAAGCTTCTAGAAGTTGGCAACATCAAG GAGGAGCCTGATGAAACCATTGGAGagaagatggagatggagatggaaggGAGGAGGCTGATAGGATCAAGGCCACCAAGGTGTGAGAGGGTGTGCATGTCCTGTGGCCACTGTGAGGCTGTGCAAGTGCCCATTGTGCCACAGGTGATTCAGAAGACACAAACcaaagctgctgctgctgccgagcAAGAACAGCATGTGGTGGTGAGTGCTACTGCCATCAGTGCTGCAGTGTTCACCTACAGGGTGAATGGCCTCTCAAACTACAAGCCATTGAGCTGGAAATGCAAGTGTGGTGGCATCATCCTTGATCCATAA
- the LOC127780384 gene encoding hexose carrier protein HEX6-like, whose translation MAPSAAPEIQELIHHPYDGRVTSFVVLSCVTACLGGIIFGYDIGVSGGVTSMDAFLERFFPEVYRRMHGGGERVSNYCRFDSQLLTAFTSSLYVAGLATTFLASHVTARRGRRASMLVAGAAIAAGATVGASAAGLATVILGRVLLGVGVGFGNQAVPLYLSEMAPPSRRGAFSNGFQLCVSVGAFVAQLINFGAEKIAGGWGWRVSLAVAAVPATFLAVGAVFLPETPNSLVQQGEEHGKVRALLSKIRGSDGAGVDDELDDIVAADRCKVTARRGLTLLLTQRRYRPQLVMAVMIPFFQQMTGINAIAFYAPVLLRTVGMGESAALLAVVIKQVVGVGATLASMLAVDRFGRRTLFLAGGAQMVVSQLLIGAIMAAQLGDDGELSQASALLLITLVAVYVAGFAWSWGPLGWLVPSEIFPLEVRSAGQSIAVAVNFLLTTAVAQSFLAMLCHMKAGIFFFFAAWLVAMTAFVYLLLPETKGLPIEQVGKLWARHWFWRRFVVPDSGDGEEEGGAIDADKL comes from the exons ATGGCGCCCTCCGCCGCTCCCGAGATCCAGGAGCTCATCCACCACCCCTACGACGGCCGCGTCACCTCCTTCGTCGTCCTCTCCTGCGTCACCGCCTGCCTCGGCGGCATCATCTTCGGCTACGACATCGGCGTCTCCG GCGGCGTCACGTCCATGGACGCCTTCTTGGAGCGCTTCTTCCCGGAGGTGTACCGCCGgatgcacggcggcggcgagcgcgtcaGCAACTACTGCCGCTTCGACAGCCAGCTGCTCACCGCCTTCACGTCGTCGCTctacgtcgccggcctcgccaccACGTTCCTCGCCTCGCACGTCACCgccaggcgcgggcggcgcgcgtcCATGCTCGTGGCGGgggcggccatcgccgccggcgccacggtGGGCGCCTCCGCGGCGGGCCTCGCCACGGTGATCCTCGGGCGCGTcctgctcggcgtcggcgtcgggttCGGCAACCAGGCCGTGCCGCTCTACCTGTCGGagatggcgccgccgtcgcggcgcggcgcgttCAGCAACGGGTTCCAGCTCTGCGTCAGCGTCGGGGCGTTCGTGGCGCAGCTGATCAACTTCGGCGCGGAGAAGATCGCCGGCGGGTGGGGGTGGCGGgtgtcgctcgccgtcgccgccgtcccggccacgttcctcgccgtcggcgcggTCTTCCTCCCCGAGACGCCCAACAGCCTCGTCCAGCAAGGTGAGGAACATGGCAAGGTGAGAGCTCTCCTGAGCAAGATACGAGGCAGCGACGGCGCCGGAGTCGACGACGAGCTTGACgacatcgtcgccgccgacagGTGCAAGGTGACGGCGAGGCGCGGGCTGACGCTGTTGCTCACCCAGCGCCGCTACCGGCCGCAGCTGGTCATGGCGGTGATGATCCCCTTCTTCCAGCAGATGACCGGGATCAACGCCATCGCGTTCTACGCGCCGGTGCTCCTCCGCACCGTCGGGATGGGCGAGAGCGCGGCGCTGCTGGCGGTGGTCATCAAGCAggtggtcggcgtcggcgccacgCTGGCATCCATGCTCGCCGTCGACCGGTTCGGCCGCCGCACGCtgttcctcgccggcggcgcccagaTGGTGGTCTCCCAGCTACTCATCGGCGCCATCATGGCGGCGcagctcggcgacgacggcgagctgaGCCAGGCGAGCGCGCTGCTGCTGATCACCCTCGTCGCCGTCTACGTCGCCGGCTTCGCGTGGTCGTGGGGGCCACTGGGATGGCTGGTGCCGAGCGAGATCTTCCCGCTGGAGGTGAGGTCGGCGGGGCAGAGCATCGCCGTGGCGGTGAACTTCCTgctgacgacggcggtggcgcagtcGTTCTTGGCCATGCTTTGCCACATGAAGGCcggcatcttcttcttcttcgcggCGTGGCTGGTCGCCATGACCGCCTTCGTCTACCTCCTCTTGCCGGAGACCAAGGGGTTGCCCATCGAGCAGGTCGGGAAGCTGTGGGCGCGCCACTGGTTCTGGAGGAGGTTCGTCGTCCCCGACTCcggagacggcgaggaggaaggcggaGCCATTGACGCCGACAAGCTCTGA
- the LOC127780383 gene encoding L-type lectin-domain containing receptor kinase SIT2-like isoform X1, with amino-acid sequence MTSTKLILFFLLLFLITLNLSASSTGGDHERFMYAGFTGANLTMDGSAKIIPTGLLALTKDIYQTKSHAIHPDPIRISQSNGTVRSFSVSFVFGILSRSSGSRSSHGFAFFIALTKNFSPALASQYMGLLNIANNGNLSNHLFAIEFDTVRNLELSDINDNHVGIDINSLNSEQSYYAGFYDDKSGTFTNLSLTNGGPIQVWVEYDRNTTQTNVTIAPLGIAKPMRSLVSVTHDLSTVFTNQSYLGFSSATGATTSHHYILGWSFGMNSPAPFIDSTKLPKLPGPLDSGPRTRSILLILPPIGSILLVSIAVMVVVLLARRHLRCKEVREDWEVEYGPRRFAYQDLYRATRGFKNKNLVGIGGFGKVYKGVLPISKLQVAVKRVSYDSKQGIKEFIAEVVSIGNLQHRNIVQLFGYCRCKGELLLVYDYMENGSLDKHLYNFEGQPTLDWAQRFKIIKDIASGLLYLHEDWDKVVIHRDVKASNVLIDKEMNARLGDFGLSRLCDHGSNLHTTNVVGTIGYLAPELIHTGKATTLSDVFGFGIFLLEVACGQKPIKINSEGSHLVLADWVVENWHKGSFLDTMDTRLQGQTCGKFCNTSMAM; translated from the exons ATGACTAGCACAAAGCTCATCTTGTTCTTCCTACTTCTGTTCCTAATAACCCTTAATCTTTCAGCTTCCAGCACCGGTGGCGACCATGAAAGATTCATGTACGCCGGCTTCACTGGTGCCAATCTCACCATGGACGGCTCAGCAAAAATCATACCAACCGGCCTCCTCGCACTGACGAAAGACATCTACCAAACGAAGAGCCACGCGATTCACCCGGATCCAATCCGCATCTCCCAGTCCAATGGAACGGTGAGATCCTTCTCCGTTTCATTTGTGTTTGGTATTCTCTCTAGATCTTCTGGTAGTAGGAGTAGCCATGGCTTCGCTTTCTTCATTGCTCTGACCAAAAATTTCTCCCCTGCCTTGGCAAGCCAGTACATGGGCCTTCTAAATATCGCAAACAATGGAAATTTGAGCAATCATCTCTTTGCCATCGAATTCGATACCGTCCGAAATTTAGAGTTGAGTGACATCAACGACAACCATGTTGGCATTGACATAAATAGTCTCAACTCTGAGCAATCCTATTATGCTGGATTCTACGATGACAAGAGTGGAACATTCACAAACTTGAGCCTCACCAATGGTGGGCCAATTCAAGTTTGGGTAGAGTACGATAGAAACACCACACAAACTAATGTGACAATAGCTCCTCTTGGTATAGCTAAACCTATGAGGTCACTAGTCTCAGTAACCCATGACCTTTCTACAGTGTTTACAAACCAATCATATCTCGGCTTCTCATCTGCAACAGGAGCTACCACATCACATCATTATATTCTTGGTTGGAGCTTTGGCATGAACAGTCCCGCTCCATTCATTGACTCTACCAAGCTACCCAAGCTACCCGGACCACTAGACAGTGGTCCAAGAACTCGATCCATTCTCTTAATCCTTCCACCAATAGGATCAATTCTATTAGTATCAATTGCTGTCATGGTAGTTGTTCTACTTGCAAGGAGACATCTCAGGTGCAAGGAGGTACGTGAAGATTGGGAGGTTGAGTATGGTCCACGGCGGTTTGCTTACCAAGATCTATATCGTGCAACCAGAGGATTTAAGAACAAGAACTTGGTAGGAATAGGTGGGTTTGGAAAGGTGTACAAAGGGGTTCTTCCAATATCGAAGTTACAAGTTGCTGTTAAGAGGGTATCATATGACTCAAAGCAGGGCATTAAAGAATTTATAGCTGAAGTAGTCAGTATAGGGAACCTCCAACACCGCAATATTGTACAGTTATTTGGATATTGCCGATGCAAGGGTGAACTCCTTTTGGTGTATGACTATATGGAAAATGGAAGTCTTGATAAGCACTTGTACAATTTTGAGGGCCAACCAACTCTGGATTGGGCACAAAGGTTTAAAATTATCAAAGACATTGCCTCGGGCTTGCTCTACCTACATGAGGACTGGGATAAAGTTGTAATCCATCGAGACGTCAAAGCAAGCAATGTGCTTATTGATAAGGAGATGAATGCAAGACTAGGAGATTTTGGTCTCTCACGACTATGTGACCATGGCAGTAACCTACATACTACAAATGTTGTTGGCACAATAGGATACTTAGCTCCAGAGCTAATTCACACAGGCAAAGCAACTACACTTAGCGATGTCTTTGGTTTTGGCATCTTCCTTCTTGAGGTTGCTTGTGGGCAAAAGCCCATCAAGATAAACTCAGAGGGTAGTCATCTCGTCTTGGCCGATTGGGTGGTTGAGAATTGGCATAAGGGATCATTTCTTGATACGATGGATACAAGGCTCCAAG GCCAAACATGCGGCAAGTTCTGCAATACCTCGATGGCAATGTGA
- the LOC127780382 gene encoding L-type lectin-domain containing receptor kinase SIT2-like — protein sequence MPVVNRWCFLPILLFISILLVIILPSLATTLGDGQFVYCGFANSNLIVDGAATVLPEGLLELTNGTVNQKGHAFHPTPFRLHKSPNSAVQSFSASLVFGIVSPLLHASTEGMAFFLAPSSNFSDALPAQYLGLFNYSNNGNLSNHVFAVEIDTAQNNEFMDIDGNHVGIDICDLHSATSSSAGYYDDITGSFRNLSLISGEAMQIWINYDGEATWIDVALAPFKMARPTKTLLSMSYNLSAVLTDVAYVGLSAATGQIESRHYILGWSFSMNGPAPPFFTAHLPNLPKARVDRKATQLILLPLIFPLATPTFVFLVILAIFFFVRRRLRYAELREDWEIEFGPHRFSFKDLYLATEGFKNSHLLGTGGFGRVYKGLLSKSKLQIAVKRVSHESRQGIREFVAEVVSIGRLRHRNIVQLLGYCRRKDWIQRFRIIKGVASGLWYLHGEWEQVVIHRDIKASNVLLDEEINARLGDFGLARLYDHGTDMQTTRLVGTIGYLAPELLQKGKASPLTDVFAFGIFVLEVTCGRRPIEHKMNSDQLKLVDWVIDCWNERSLLEAMDPKLQNEYDADEACLALKLGLLCSHQSPAARPSMWHVMQYLNHDLPFPELAPMDMVQNRQVDSPVAYCQSVVSDGTISGLSEGR from the exons ATGCCTGTCGTGAATCGCTGGTGCTTCCTTCCAATACTCCTTTTCATCTCCATACTGCTAGTTATCATTCTGCCATCCTTAGCTACAACCCTAGGAGACGGCCAATTTGTGTACTGCGGCTTCGCTAACAGTAATCTCATCGTCGATGGAGCTGCCACGGTGTTACCAGAGGGCTTGCTCGAGCTGACCAATGGTACGGTCAATCAGAAAGGCCATGCCTTCCACCCGACTCCTTTCCGGCTCCATAAGTCGCCCAACTCCGCGGTGCAGTCCTTCTCCGCCTCCTTGGTGTTTGGCATCGTCTCTCCCTTGTTGCATGCCAGCACAGAGGGCATGGCCTTCTTTCTTGCCCCAAGCTCTAATTTTTCTGATGCGTTACCGGCACAGTACCTAGGACTGTTCAATTACAGTAACAACGGCAATTTGAGCAACCATGTTTTTGCTGTTGAGATCGACACTGCACAAAACAACGAGTTTATGGACATAGATGGCAACCATGTCGGCATCGACATCTGCGATCTTCACTCGGCAACATCTTCTTCTGCAGGCTACTACGATGACATCACTGGTTCCTTCCGAAACTTGAGTCTGATTAGTGGCGAGGCCATGCAAATTTGGATCAACTACGATGGAGAGGCAACATGGATTGATGTGGCTTTAGCTCCATTCAAAATGGCCAGACCCACCAAGACACTCCTGTCAATGTCCTATAACCTCTCAGCCGTGCTCACAGACGTTGCATACGTTGGTTTATCAGCTGCAACAGGTCAAATAGAATCGAGGCACTATATCCTAGGCTGGAGCTTTAGTATGAATGGACCAGCCCCGCCTTTCTTCACAGCTCATCTACCAAATCTACCTAAAGCTCGTGTAGATAGAAAAGCTACTCAGCTCATCTTGCTGCCACTAATTTTTCCTCTAGCAACTCCCACATTTGTCTTTTTGGTGATcttggccatcttcttctttgtGCGAAGAAGGCTGAGGTATGCTGAGTTGCGAGAAGATTGGGAAATTGAGTTTGGACCACATAGGTTCTCATTTAAGGACCTATATTTAGCCACTGAAGGGTTTAAAAATAGTCATCTCTTAGGCACTGGAGGATTTGGAAGGGTGTACAAGGGTCTTCTTTCCAAGTCTAAGTTACAAATTGCAGTGAAGAGGGTGTCCCATGAGTCGAGACAAGGCATAAGGGAATTTGTTGCTGAGGTTGTTAGCATCGGCCGCCTTCGACACCGGAATATTGTGCAGCTACTTGGCTATTGCCGGCGTAAAG ACTGGATTCAACGGTTTCGAATAATCAAGGGTGTTGCATCTGGTTTATGGTACCTTCATGGAGAGTGGGAGCAAGTTGTCATCCACAGAGACATCAAAGCCAGTAATGTGCTTCTTGATGAAGAGATAAATGCACGCTTAGGTGATTTTGGCCTTGCAAGATTATATGACCATGGCACTGACATGCAAACAACACGCCTGGTTGGAACTATAGGATATCTTGCCCCTGAGTTGTTACAAAAAGGTAAGGCTTCACCCCTAACTGACGTGTTCGCCTTTGGCATATTTGTTCTTGAGGTTACTTGTGGACGACGACCCATTGAACACAAGATGAATAGTGATCAGCTCAAATTAGTAGACTGGGTGATTGATTGTTGGAACGAGAGATCACTTCTTGAGGCAATGGATCCAAAGCTCCAAAATGAGTATGATGCTGATGAAGCATGCCTAGCTTTGAAACTAGGATTGCTTTGCTCACACCAATCACCTGCTGCAAGGCCAAGCATGTGGCATGTCATGCAGTATCTTAACCATGACTTGCCATTTCCCGAGTTGGCGCCAATGGACATGGTGCAGAACCGTCAGGTGGACTCACCCGTTGCATATTGCCAATCAGTGGTGAGCGATGGCACCATCTCTGGCCTCTCCGAAGGGAGGTAG